The Pseudomonas azotoformans genome has a segment encoding these proteins:
- a CDS encoding class I SAM-dependent methyltransferase, which produces MTSQYLSKNYVEETKFGFWFLRSHTWQHHVLRVAINDLRSLFTDPLPEAPVLLDAGCGQGKSFQYLQQVFAPERLIGLDADPHSLELSREEAQRQGLAIELIGSDCATLQVPDASVDILFCHQTFHHLVEQHRALKEFYRVLKPGGYLLFAESTEAYIDTWVIRWLFRHPMHVQKSAEEYLEMLREQGFEFGPQNVSYPYLWWSRSSDFGLLERWGLRKAPPVGQREETLVNCVARKPLTSAAP; this is translated from the coding sequence ATGACTAGCCAGTACCTGAGTAAAAACTACGTCGAGGAAACCAAGTTCGGCTTCTGGTTCCTGCGCAGCCACACCTGGCAGCACCATGTGCTGCGCGTGGCGATCAACGACCTGCGCAGCCTGTTTACCGACCCCTTGCCAGAGGCGCCGGTATTGCTCGACGCCGGTTGTGGCCAGGGCAAGTCGTTCCAGTACTTGCAGCAGGTGTTCGCCCCCGAGCGCCTGATCGGCCTGGACGCCGACCCGCACAGCCTGGAGCTGAGCCGTGAAGAAGCCCAGCGCCAAGGCTTGGCCATCGAGCTGATCGGCAGCGACTGCGCGACCTTGCAAGTGCCGGACGCCAGCGTCGATATCCTGTTCTGCCACCAGACCTTCCACCATCTGGTCGAGCAACACCGCGCGCTCAAGGAGTTCTACCGTGTGCTCAAGCCGGGCGGTTATCTGCTGTTTGCCGAATCCACCGAAGCCTATATCGACACCTGGGTGATTCGCTGGCTATTCCGCCACCCGATGCATGTGCAGAAAAGCGCCGAGGAGTACCTGGAGATGCTCCGCGAGCAGGGCTTTGAATTTGGCCCGCAGAACGTCTCGTACCCGTACTTGTGGTGGAGCCGCTCCAGCGACTTCGGCCTGCTGGAACGCTGGGGCCTGCGCAAGGCGCCGCCGGTGGGCCAGCGCGAGGAAACATTGGTCAACTGCGTGGCACGCAAACCTCTGACGAGCGCTGCCCCATGA
- a CDS encoding beta-ketoacyl-ACP synthase, which produces MKRVVVTGMAGMTSLGGDWATISANFRANRSGIRRMDEWDRFTELNTRLAGPIDDFVVPAHWTRKQLRSMGRVSRLAVWAAEQALQDAGLLGDESIKDGRMGVACGSSTGSTDEIKAFGNMLLNSVAEGLNANSYVRMMPHTTAANISIFFGLTGRLIPTSSACTSGSQGIGYAYEAIKFGRLPLMLAGGAEELCPTEAMVFDALYATSLKNDAPQTSPRPYDSGRDGLVIGEGGGMLVLEELEHALARGAHIHAELVGFGSNADGQHTTRPEQKTMRRAMELALEDAGLEPSAIGYVNGHGTATDQGDIAETLATSSLFGSRMPISSQKSFLGHTLGACGALESWFSIEMMNRDQYVHTFNLDSVDPQCGELDYLQGEFREMHHDYVMNNNFAFGGVNTSLIFRRWS; this is translated from the coding sequence ATGAAACGCGTCGTAGTGACCGGCATGGCCGGCATGACTTCCCTGGGCGGCGATTGGGCGACCATATCCGCCAACTTCCGCGCCAATCGCAGCGGCATTCGGCGCATGGACGAGTGGGACCGTTTTACTGAATTGAACACACGCCTGGCCGGGCCGATCGACGACTTTGTCGTACCCGCGCACTGGACGCGCAAGCAACTGCGCAGCATGGGTCGGGTCTCGCGCCTGGCGGTGTGGGCAGCGGAACAGGCGTTGCAGGACGCGGGTTTGCTGGGCGACGAGTCGATCAAGGACGGGCGCATGGGCGTGGCCTGTGGCTCGTCCACCGGCAGCACCGACGAGATCAAGGCGTTCGGCAACATGCTGCTGAATTCGGTGGCCGAGGGGCTGAATGCCAACTCCTATGTACGCATGATGCCGCACACTACGGCGGCGAATATCAGCATCTTCTTTGGCCTGACCGGGCGGCTGATCCCTACATCAAGCGCCTGCACCAGCGGCAGCCAGGGCATTGGTTATGCCTATGAGGCGATCAAGTTCGGCCGTCTGCCGCTGATGCTCGCCGGTGGCGCCGAGGAGTTGTGCCCCACCGAAGCCATGGTGTTTGACGCGCTCTACGCCACCAGCCTGAAAAACGACGCGCCGCAGACCAGCCCACGCCCCTACGACAGCGGCCGCGACGGCCTGGTGATCGGCGAAGGCGGCGGCATGCTGGTGCTTGAAGAACTGGAACACGCCCTGGCGCGCGGTGCGCATATCCACGCCGAGCTGGTCGGTTTCGGCAGCAACGCCGACGGCCAGCACACCACCCGCCCGGAACAGAAAACCATGCGCCGCGCGATGGAACTGGCCCTGGAAGATGCCGGGCTGGAGCCATCCGCAATCGGCTACGTGAACGGGCACGGCACCGCCACCGACCAGGGCGATATCGCCGAGACGCTGGCGACCAGCAGCCTGTTCGGCAGCCGCATGCCCATCAGTTCGCAGAAGAGTTTCCTCGGTCACACCTTGGGCGCGTGCGGCGCGCTGGAGTCGTGGTTCAGCATCGAGATGATGAACCGCGACCAATACGTGCACACCTTCAACCTGGATTCGGTCGACCCGCAGTGCGGCGAGCTGGATTACCTGCAAGGTGAGTTCCGCGAGATGCACCACGACTACGTGATGAACAACAACTTTGCCTTTGGCGGCGTCAACACCTCGCTGATCTTCCGCCGCTGGTCCTGA
- the fabG gene encoding 3-oxoacyl-ACP reductase FabG — translation MTESVLVTGSSRGIGRAIALRLAQAGHDIVLHCRSGRSDADAVQAEVEALGRKARVLQFDVADRAACKEILDADVEQHGAYYGVVLNAGLTRDGAFPALSEDDWDVVMRTNLDGFYNVLHPVMMPMIRRRAAGRIVCITSVSGLIGNRGQVNYSASKAGLIGAAKALAIELGKRKITVNCVAPGLIDTAMLDENVPVEELMKMIPAQRMGTPEEVAGAVNFLMSAEAGYITRQVLAVNGGLC, via the coding sequence ATGACTGAATCCGTACTGGTCACCGGCTCCAGCCGTGGCATCGGCCGCGCCATCGCCCTGCGCCTGGCCCAGGCCGGGCATGACATCGTGCTGCATTGCCGCAGCGGTCGTAGTGACGCCGATGCAGTGCAGGCCGAGGTTGAAGCCCTGGGCCGCAAGGCGCGGGTGCTGCAATTCGATGTCGCGGATCGGGCTGCGTGCAAGGAAATCCTCGACGCTGACGTCGAGCAACACGGCGCTTATTACGGCGTGGTGCTCAATGCCGGCCTGACCCGTGACGGCGCCTTCCCGGCCTTGTCGGAAGACGATTGGGACGTGGTGATGCGCACCAATCTCGACGGTTTCTACAACGTGCTGCACCCGGTGATGATGCCGATGATTCGTCGTCGCGCCGCCGGGCGCATCGTGTGTATCACCTCGGTTTCCGGGCTGATCGGCAATCGCGGCCAGGTCAATTACAGCGCCTCTAAAGCCGGGTTGATCGGCGCCGCCAAGGCCCTGGCCATCGAGCTGGGCAAGCGCAAGATCACCGTCAACTGCGTCGCCCCCGGCTTGATCGACACCGCCATGCTGGATGAAAACGTGCCGGTGGAAGAACTGATGAAGATGATCCCGGCGCAACGCATGGGCACGCCGGAAGAGGTGGCCGGTGCAGTGAACTTCCTGATGTCGGCCGAAGCCGGTTACATCACGCGCCAGGTCTTGGCCGTGAATGGAGGCCTGTGCTGA
- a CDS encoding LysR family transcriptional regulator, which translates to MELRHLRYFIAVAEELHFGRAAQVLGISQPPLSQQIQALEQEVGARLFERTNRRVELSEAGRLFLHEARLVLAQVDKAADVARRAQLGELGELKIGFTSSAPFNSSIPQAIFAFRQAFAAVHLNLQEMSSTEVAESLVDESIQVGLMRPLPLPDSLSVVELMREPLVAVLNAGHPLVEGSERGLHLAQLAQEPFVFFPRTYGSGLYAQLLSLARDAGFSPHFAQEAGEAMTIIGLVAAGLGVSVLPASYQRIRIDGVVYRTLLDEDAVTAVWLVQRKGAQTPMAEAFVELLVARELAPAGLRSSPKT; encoded by the coding sequence ATGGAATTGCGTCACTTGCGGTACTTCATCGCCGTCGCCGAAGAACTGCATTTCGGCCGGGCCGCGCAGGTGCTGGGCATCTCGCAACCGCCGCTCAGCCAACAGATCCAGGCGCTGGAACAGGAGGTGGGGGCGCGGTTGTTTGAGCGTACCAATCGTCGGGTCGAACTGAGCGAGGCGGGGCGGTTGTTCCTGCACGAGGCGCGATTGGTGCTGGCACAGGTCGACAAGGCGGCGGACGTAGCGCGCCGGGCGCAGTTGGGTGAACTGGGTGAATTGAAGATTGGCTTCACCTCGTCGGCGCCGTTCAACTCCAGCATCCCCCAGGCGATCTTTGCGTTTCGCCAGGCGTTCGCGGCGGTGCATCTGAACCTGCAGGAGATGAGCAGCACCGAAGTGGCCGAGTCGCTGGTGGATGAGTCGATTCAGGTAGGGCTGATGCGGCCGCTGCCGTTGCCGGATTCGCTGAGTGTGGTCGAGTTGATGCGTGAGCCGCTGGTGGCCGTGTTGAACGCCGGTCATCCTTTGGTGGAGGGCAGTGAACGGGGCTTGCACCTGGCGCAACTGGCGCAGGAACCGTTTGTATTTTTCCCACGCACCTACGGCAGTGGTCTCTATGCCCAGTTGCTCAGCCTGGCGCGTGACGCCGGCTTCAGCCCGCACTTTGCCCAGGAGGCCGGGGAGGCGATGACCATCATCGGCCTGGTGGCGGCGGGGTTGGGCGTGTCGGTGCTGCCGGCGTCATACCAGCGCATCCGCATTGATGGCGTGGTCTATCGCACGTTGCTGGATGAGGACGCGGTGACGGCAGTATGGCTGGTGCAGCGCAAGGGCGCGCAGACGCCGATGGCAGAGGCGTTTGTGGAGTTGCTGGTGGCGAGGGAGCTTGCTCCCGCTGGGCTGCGTAGCAGCCCTAAAACCTGA
- a CDS encoding NAD(P)/FAD-dependent oxidoreductase: MPTVEMERRQVVVIGAGPSGAIAAALLKRKGHDVLIIERQHFPRFSIGESLLSHCIDFIEEAGMLDAVQAAGFQLKTGAAFAWGERYSAFDFSDTFSNGKPTTFQVQRGEFDKLLADQAALQGVEIRYGETIVGVDFQGESRYLHVRRENGTEYHLKAKFVLDASGYGRVLPRLLDLDLPSDFPVRQAVFTHVEDRIEHQGFDRSKILVTTHPTQRDIWFWTIPFSNGRCSVGVVAAKEHFDGRDGDLDACLRGFINETPSLAGVLQNAVWDTPARTLGGYAANVKTLHGPGFALLGNAAEFLDPVFSSGVTIAMRSASMAAAVLHRQLKGETVDWESEFAVPLKRGVDTFRCYVEGWYAGTFQDVIYHPDSSPEIRRMICSILAGYAWDERNPFVSEPKRRLRMLSEICASEPV; this comes from the coding sequence GTGCCCACAGTTGAAATGGAACGTCGCCAGGTGGTGGTGATCGGTGCCGGTCCGTCCGGGGCCATCGCCGCCGCGCTGTTAAAGCGCAAAGGGCATGATGTATTGATCATCGAGCGCCAGCATTTCCCGCGCTTCTCGATTGGCGAAAGCCTGCTGTCCCACTGCATCGACTTCATCGAAGAAGCCGGCATGCTCGACGCCGTGCAGGCCGCGGGGTTCCAGCTGAAAACCGGCGCCGCGTTCGCCTGGGGCGAGCGCTACAGCGCATTTGATTTCAGTGACACTTTCAGCAATGGCAAGCCGACCACCTTCCAGGTGCAGCGCGGCGAGTTCGACAAGTTGCTGGCCGATCAAGCCGCGCTGCAAGGCGTGGAGATCCGCTACGGCGAAACCATCGTCGGCGTGGACTTCCAGGGCGAATCCCGTTACCTGCACGTACGCCGCGAGAACGGCACCGAGTACCACCTCAAGGCCAAGTTTGTGCTCGACGCCAGCGGCTATGGCCGCGTGCTGCCGCGCCTGCTGGACCTGGATCTGCCGTCCGACTTCCCCGTACGCCAGGCGGTGTTCACCCACGTCGAAGACCGCATCGAACATCAAGGTTTTGATCGCAGCAAGATTCTGGTGACCACCCATCCCACCCAGCGTGATATCTGGTTCTGGACCATTCCGTTCAGTAACGGGCGTTGCTCGGTGGGCGTGGTCGCGGCCAAGGAGCATTTCGACGGCCGTGATGGCGACCTCGACGCCTGCCTGCGCGGCTTTATCAATGAAACCCCAAGCCTTGCCGGCGTGCTGCAAAACGCCGTGTGGGATACCCCGGCGCGCACCCTCGGCGGCTACGCAGCCAACGTCAAAACCCTGCACGGGCCGGGTTTTGCCTTGCTGGGCAATGCGGCGGAATTTCTCGACCCGGTGTTTTCTTCCGGGGTGACCATCGCCATGCGTTCGGCGAGCATGGCAGCCGCTGTGTTGCACCGTCAGCTCAAGGGCGAAACCGTCGACTGGGAAAGCGAGTTCGCCGTGCCCTTGAAACGCGGCGTGGACACCTTCCGCTGTTACGTCGAGGGCTGGTATGCCGGGACGTTCCAGGATGTGATCTATCACCCGGACAGCTCGCCGGAGATTCGCCGGATGATCTGCTCGATCCTCGCCGGCTACGCGTGGGATGAGCGCAACCCGTTTGTCAGCGAGCCCAAGCGGCGGTTGCGGATGTTGTCGGAGATTTGTGCGAGTGAGCCGGTATGA
- a CDS encoding ApeP family dehydratase, with translation MIDWPLAELLPHAGDMILIDQVLSFDEEQIHTRVSVKPGGLFNRPDGSLPAWVGIELMAQSVAAYAGCRARQKGEAVELGFLLGTRKFECNVEHFPAGAELKIHGLRSLEDDNGMGVFECHLTGDGIQASARLNVFRPPQAATYLDESKDVTP, from the coding sequence ATGATCGATTGGCCACTCGCTGAACTGCTGCCCCATGCGGGCGACATGATCCTGATCGACCAGGTGCTGTCGTTCGATGAAGAGCAGATCCACACCCGCGTCAGCGTCAAACCCGGCGGCCTGTTCAACCGCCCGGACGGCAGCCTGCCGGCCTGGGTCGGCATCGAGTTGATGGCGCAAAGCGTCGCCGCCTACGCCGGTTGCCGCGCGCGCCAGAAAGGTGAAGCGGTGGAACTGGGCTTCCTGCTCGGCACACGTAAGTTCGAATGCAACGTGGAGCACTTCCCGGCGGGCGCCGAGCTGAAGATCCACGGCCTGCGTTCCCTGGAAGACGACAACGGCATGGGTGTGTTCGAATGCCACCTGACCGGTGATGGGATCCAGGCCAGCGCCCGCTTGAATGTATTTCGACCGCCCCAGGCGGCCACCTATTTAGATGAATCGAAGGACGTAACGCCATGA
- a CDS encoding beta-ketoacyl-[acyl-carrier-protein] synthase family protein encodes MSAYLNALGVICALGRGQDEVSRSLFAGDCSGMRAESGWVPERVLPVAGVHGELATIPAELGQQSSRNNQLLLEAALQIEGDIRQAIHTYGASRVGVVLGTSTSGIDEASRGIAHFLREHQFPGDYDYQQQELSAPANFLADWLQLSGPAYVISTACTSSARALMSAQRLLDLGVCDAMICGGVDSLCKLTLNGFSSLEAVSNERCNPFSVNRNGINIGEAAVLFLMSKQAAPIALLGSGASCDAHHISAPEPTGKGALQSMRKALASARLQPEQIGYLNLHGTATQHNDAMESLAVASLFPHGVACSSTKPMSGHTLGAAGALEAAFCWLSLAHNRVPPHVWDGQADPALPALQWAQASETLGKRCLMSNSFAFGGNNVSLIIGEAP; translated from the coding sequence ATGAGCGCCTACCTCAACGCCCTGGGCGTGATCTGCGCCCTAGGCCGAGGCCAGGATGAAGTCAGCCGCAGCCTGTTTGCCGGCGACTGCTCCGGTATGCGCGCCGAAAGCGGCTGGGTGCCGGAACGCGTGTTGCCAGTGGCCGGTGTGCACGGCGAGTTGGCGACCATCCCCGCCGAACTGGGCCAGCAAAGCAGCCGCAATAACCAGTTGCTGCTGGAAGCGGCGTTGCAGATTGAGGGCGATATCCGCCAGGCGATCCACACCTACGGCGCATCGCGCGTCGGCGTTGTACTCGGTACCAGCACCTCGGGCATCGACGAAGCCAGTCGGGGCATCGCGCATTTTCTGCGGGAACACCAGTTCCCCGGTGACTACGACTACCAGCAGCAGGAACTCAGCGCTCCGGCGAATTTCCTCGCCGACTGGCTGCAACTGAGCGGCCCGGCCTATGTGATCTCTACCGCCTGCACCTCCAGCGCCCGCGCCTTGATGAGTGCCCAGCGCCTGCTGGACCTGGGTGTGTGCGATGCGATGATCTGCGGCGGCGTCGACAGCCTGTGCAAGCTGACCCTCAACGGTTTCAGCTCATTGGAAGCGGTGTCGAACGAGCGCTGCAATCCGTTCTCGGTGAACCGCAACGGCATCAACATCGGCGAAGCGGCCGTACTGTTCCTGATGAGCAAGCAAGCCGCGCCCATCGCCCTGTTGGGCAGCGGCGCCAGTTGCGACGCTCACCATATCTCCGCGCCCGAGCCCACCGGCAAAGGCGCGTTGCAGTCGATGCGCAAGGCCTTGGCCAGCGCCCGATTGCAGCCTGAGCAGATCGGCTACCTGAACCTGCACGGCACCGCCACCCAACATAACGACGCCATGGAAAGCCTGGCCGTCGCCAGCCTGTTCCCGCACGGCGTGGCCTGCTCATCGACCAAACCCATGAGCGGCCACACCCTGGGCGCAGCCGGGGCGCTGGAAGCGGCGTTCTGTTGGTTGAGCCTGGCTCACAACCGTGTCCCACCCCACGTGTGGGACGGCCAGGCCGACCCGGCCCTGCCCGCCTTGCAGTGGGCGCAGGCCTCGGAAACCCTGGGAAAGCGCTGCCTGATGAGCAATTCATTTGCCTTCGGCGGCAATAACGTCAGCCTGATTATCGGAGAGGCCCCATGA